One window from the genome of Candidatus Didemnitutus sp. encodes:
- a CDS encoding glycosyltransferase family 4 protein, producing the protein MKISIVNGFFLPVPPISGGSTEKTWFALGREFAARGHEVVSLSREWTGHPAVEKLDGVTYRRLPGHDHRSQLWKNLLHDFVWSWRAFRALPPADIVICNAVSLPMWLGRWSPSSGRVVVMCGRMPKGQYRRYRALARVLAPSSLVRERLIEENPALADAIRITGYPINWSQLSTHQPEPASLPPRVPGELTIGFVGRIHSEKGLMLLADAAKILAAQSDLPPWSVLLCGPADVARGGSGSAFRNGLLQRLSVALPSKRFHLLDPQFNDRMLAAIYQRMDVFCYPSLAAEGETFGVAVAEAMAAGAVPVVSNLACFRDFVRDGENGFVFDHAAPDAAERLAAALGTALRDGARRQQIAATARADVRRFDFPVFADALLEDFASLIR; encoded by the coding sequence ATGAAGATCTCGATCGTCAACGGCTTCTTTCTTCCCGTGCCCCCGATCAGCGGCGGCTCCACCGAGAAAACGTGGTTCGCCCTCGGCCGCGAGTTCGCCGCGCGCGGCCACGAGGTCGTTTCCCTCTCGCGCGAATGGACCGGCCACCCCGCCGTCGAAAAACTCGACGGCGTCACCTATCGCCGTCTGCCGGGCCACGACCATCGTTCGCAGCTCTGGAAAAATCTCCTCCACGACTTCGTCTGGAGCTGGCGCGCCTTCCGCGCCCTGCCGCCCGCCGACATCGTGATCTGCAACGCCGTCTCGCTGCCCATGTGGCTCGGACGCTGGAGTCCCTCTTCCGGTCGCGTCGTCGTGATGTGCGGCCGCATGCCCAAGGGCCAATACCGCCGCTACCGTGCGCTCGCGCGCGTGCTCGCCCCGAGCAGCCTCGTCCGCGAACGCCTCATCGAGGAAAATCCCGCGCTCGCCGATGCCATCCGCATCACCGGTTACCCGATCAACTGGTCGCAGCTCTCGACCCATCAACCCGAGCCCGCCTCGCTGCCGCCGCGCGTCCCGGGTGAACTCACGATCGGCTTCGTCGGACGCATCCACTCCGAAAAGGGCCTCATGCTGCTTGCCGACGCGGCAAAAATCCTCGCCGCGCAATCCGATCTGCCACCGTGGAGCGTCCTGCTTTGCGGTCCGGCCGACGTGGCTCGCGGCGGCTCCGGTTCGGCCTTCCGCAACGGCCTGCTTCAACGCCTCTCCGTCGCGCTCCCGAGCAAGCGTTTCCATCTCCTCGATCCGCAATTCAACGACCGCATGCTCGCCGCCATCTACCAACGGATGGACGTCTTCTGCTACCCCAGCCTCGCCGCCGAGGGTGAGACGTTCGGCGTTGCCGTGGCCGAGGCGATGGCCGCCGGCGCCGTGCCCGTCGTCTCGAACCTCGCCTGCTTCCGCGACTTCGTCCGCGACGGCGAGAACGGCTTCGTCTTCGACCACGCCGCACCCGACGCCGCGGAGCGCCTCGCTGCCGCCCTCGGCACCGCGCTGCGCGACGGCGCACGACGCCAGCAAATCGCCGCCACGGCGCGCGCCGACGTCCGGCGCTTCGACTTCCCGGTCTTCGCCGACGCGCTGCTGGAAGATTTCGCCTCGTTGATCCGCTGA
- a CDS encoding glycosyltransferase, whose protein sequence is MPLCHVVPSLEDRHGGPSKSVRALANAMAARTPTALLTTLEPGQSMLPAGPQDAAPVTVFPREAPRWLCRSAGLAAHLRATRYDVVHSHALWLLTLRYAHDAALRHGAPLVISPRGMLTEWAWQHRRWRKRIADWLVHPGALRAAAGWHATSADEANDIRRRGFTQPICVAPNGVEIPAPAELAAARAAWRNEFPVLRERRVAVFYSRFHRKKRLRELVELWLARAPADWLLLVAGVPEEYSVAEVAQWAEPGRVLVVDGRERPAPFAAAELFLLPSHSENFGLVVAEALAAGVPALVTDTTPWQGLDRHDAGACVAWERFDATLARALAAAPETLAAQGARGRAWVADEFTWASAAGTLLDFYASLPR, encoded by the coding sequence ATGCCGCTCTGTCACGTCGTGCCCAGCCTCGAGGACCGCCACGGCGGCCCTTCGAAATCCGTGCGCGCACTCGCCAACGCCATGGCCGCCCGCACGCCGACCGCGCTCCTCACCACGCTCGAGCCCGGCCAGTCGATGCTGCCCGCCGGCCCGCAGGATGCCGCGCCGGTCACCGTGTTTCCCCGTGAGGCGCCGCGCTGGCTCTGCCGCTCCGCCGGACTCGCCGCCCATCTGCGCGCCACGCGCTACGACGTCGTCCACTCGCACGCACTGTGGTTGCTGACTCTGCGCTACGCGCACGACGCCGCGCTCCGCCACGGCGCTCCGCTCGTGATCTCGCCGCGCGGCATGCTGACCGAATGGGCCTGGCAACACCGCCGCTGGCGCAAACGAATCGCCGACTGGCTCGTGCATCCCGGTGCGCTCCGCGCGGCCGCCGGCTGGCATGCCACGAGCGCCGACGAAGCGAACGACATCCGCCGCCGCGGCTTCACCCAGCCGATCTGCGTCGCGCCCAACGGCGTCGAAATTCCCGCCCCGGCCGAACTCGCCGCCGCGCGCGCCGCGTGGCGCAACGAGTTCCCCGTGCTCCGCGAGCGCCGGGTCGCCGTGTTCTACTCGCGTTTCCACCGCAAGAAGCGCCTCCGCGAACTCGTCGAACTCTGGCTCGCCCGCGCGCCCGCCGACTGGCTGCTGCTCGTCGCCGGCGTGCCGGAGGAATACTCGGTCGCGGAGGTCGCGCAGTGGGCCGAGCCGGGGCGCGTGCTCGTGGTCGACGGCCGCGAACGTCCCGCGCCATTCGCGGCCGCAGAGCTTTTCCTGTTGCCGTCGCATTCGGAGAATTTCGGCCTCGTCGTCGCCGAAGCGCTCGCGGCCGGCGTGCCGGCGTTGGTCACGGACACGACGCCGTGGCAGGGCCTCGACCGGCACGACGCCGGTGCCTGCGTGGCGTGGGAGCGATTCGACGCGACGCTGGCGCGCGCACTCGCCGCCGCTCCCGAAACTCTCGCGGCCCAAGGCGCGCGCGGCCGCGCCTGGGTGGCCGACGAATTCACGTGGGCGAGCGCGGCCGGCACGCTGCTCGATTTCTACGCCAGTTTGCCGCGATGA
- a CDS encoding O-antigen ligase family protein: protein MTSASANERTFRPAPIRSRREGLWESVVVAHVSLLVVAISWGYGGQAPFSRHLLLVLGSIGIALFLMTAGRRSSRGDATRALSRHLWPLLAFDALVLLSYFNPSTQKVVYLGETMFRHLTPRWPWLPSSARPELSLRELWQFNGIVLSAYNILFVIQGRRHLRRLLVVFGTNAVVLAIFGTFQKLVHSDGIWFGRVKSPNEFFFASFIYHNHWGAFTVLNTAACLALLFHTLRREGSRDLWHSPVLSGAVATGLLAATAPLSGSRSSSVLLAAFVMGAVVHFLFRLVRTRREHHESLVIPIAGVVLVTLIAAVGIVALSRKVIAVRTQTTVRQLQEIHGEATLNSRLRLYRDTWNMAAAKPVFGWGLETYANVFMIYNSAPDPGPGGWKPFYAEAHNDWLQSLAEVGFAGTGLLLLLGAMPLWNVPWRRVESPVPRYLLAGCGIVLLYAWVEFPFANPSVMIAFWVTLYTAAAYARLDLLAQRRDGTFVND from the coding sequence ATGACTTCCGCCTCCGCCAACGAACGCACCTTCCGTCCCGCGCCCATCCGGTCGCGCCGGGAGGGACTTTGGGAAAGCGTCGTCGTTGCCCACGTCTCGCTGCTCGTGGTCGCGATTTCCTGGGGCTACGGCGGCCAGGCGCCGTTCTCGCGCCACCTGCTGCTCGTGCTCGGCTCGATCGGCATCGCGCTTTTCCTGATGACCGCGGGGCGCCGCTCGTCGCGCGGCGACGCCACCCGCGCCTTGTCGCGCCACCTCTGGCCGCTGCTGGCGTTCGATGCGCTGGTGCTGCTCAGCTACTTCAATCCCAGCACACAGAAGGTCGTTTATCTGGGCGAGACGATGTTCCGCCATCTGACGCCGCGCTGGCCATGGCTGCCAAGCAGCGCGCGGCCCGAGCTCTCGCTGCGCGAGTTGTGGCAGTTCAACGGCATCGTGCTCTCGGCCTACAACATTCTGTTCGTCATCCAGGGCCGCCGCCACCTGCGCCGTCTGCTCGTGGTGTTCGGGACCAACGCCGTCGTGCTCGCGATCTTCGGCACGTTTCAAAAACTCGTCCACTCCGACGGCATCTGGTTCGGCCGCGTGAAATCCCCGAACGAATTCTTCTTCGCCTCGTTCATCTATCACAACCATTGGGGTGCCTTCACTGTGCTGAACACCGCGGCGTGTCTCGCGCTGCTCTTCCACACCCTGCGCCGCGAAGGCTCCCGCGACCTCTGGCATTCGCCCGTCCTTTCCGGTGCGGTCGCGACCGGGTTGCTCGCCGCCACCGCACCGCTCAGCGGCTCGCGCTCGAGCTCGGTGCTGCTCGCGGCCTTCGTGATGGGAGCGGTGGTTCACTTCCTCTTCCGGCTCGTGCGCACGCGCCGGGAACATCACGAATCGCTCGTGATTCCCATCGCCGGCGTCGTGCTCGTCACGCTCATCGCCGCGGTCGGCATCGTCGCGTTGAGCCGCAAGGTCATCGCCGTCCGCACGCAGACCACCGTGCGCCAGTTGCAGGAGATCCACGGCGAAGCGACGCTGAACTCGCGCCTGCGCCTCTACCGCGACACGTGGAACATGGCGGCCGCGAAACCCGTGTTCGGCTGGGGTCTCGAGACCTACGCGAACGTCTTCATGATCTACAACTCCGCGCCCGATCCCGGCCCGGGCGGCTGGAAGCCGTTCTACGCCGAGGCGCACAACGACTGGCTGCAATCGCTCGCCGAGGTCGGTTTCGCCGGCACCGGTCTGCTGTTGCTCCTCGGCGCGATGCCGCTGTGGAACGTCCCGTGGCGCCGCGTCGAATCGCCCGTCCCGCGCTACCTGCTCGCGGGCTGCGGCATCGTGCTGCTCTATGCGTGGGTGGAATTCCCCTTCGCCAATCCGTCCGTGATGATCGCGTTCTGGGTCACGCTCTACACCGCCGCCGCCTACGCCCGTCTCGACCTCCTCGCCCAGCGGCGCGACGGCACTTTCGTCAATGACTGA
- a CDS encoding glycosyltransferase family 2 protein encodes MTDRAPISVLIPAKNEAANLAACLASVAFCDEVVVIDSRSTDATRAIAEAAGARVVDFAWNGEFPKKKNWALAQVPWRNDWVFIIDADERATPELAAEMRAIATAANPPHAGYYVNRRFWFLDGWLNHCGYYPSWNLRFFRHRLGRYERPAATGDTGSGDNEVHEHVLLEGTAGYLRGEMEHYAFPDIATWVEKHNRYSNWEARQQLAVSGGPRDPSIDAALARKRRLRQLAWRLPFRPTLRFLYHYVWRAGFLDGYRGFVFCRLMGWYEFLSAAKAAELRREKN; translated from the coding sequence ATGACTGACCGCGCCCCGATCTCCGTTCTGATCCCCGCTAAAAACGAGGCGGCCAACCTCGCCGCCTGCCTCGCCTCGGTCGCGTTCTGCGACGAGGTCGTGGTCATCGACTCGCGCAGCACCGATGCCACACGCGCCATCGCCGAAGCCGCCGGCGCGCGCGTGGTCGACTTCGCGTGGAACGGCGAATTTCCGAAAAAGAAAAACTGGGCGCTCGCCCAAGTGCCGTGGCGCAACGACTGGGTTTTCATCATCGACGCCGACGAGCGGGCCACGCCCGAACTTGCCGCCGAGATGCGCGCCATCGCCACCGCCGCGAATCCGCCTCACGCCGGCTACTACGTGAACCGCCGTTTCTGGTTTCTCGACGGCTGGCTCAACCACTGCGGCTACTACCCGAGCTGGAACCTGCGCTTCTTCCGCCATCGCCTCGGCCGCTACGAACGCCCCGCCGCCACCGGCGACACCGGCAGCGGCGACAACGAGGTCCACGAGCACGTGCTCCTCGAAGGCACCGCCGGCTACCTGCGCGGCGAAATGGAGCACTACGCCTTCCCCGACATCGCCACTTGGGTCGAGAAGCACAACCGCTACTCCAACTGGGAAGCGCGCCAGCAACTCGCCGTCTCCGGCGGCCCGCGCGATCCGTCGATCGACGCGGCACTCGCGCGCAAGCGGCGCCTGCGTCAGCTCGCCTGGCGCCTGCCGTTCCGTCCGACGCTGCGCTTCCTCTACCACTACGTCTGGCGCGCCGGCTTTCTCGACGGTTATCGCGGCTTCGTCTTTTGCCGTTTGATGGGCTGGTATGAATTCCTCAGCGCCGCCAAGGCCGCCGAGCTCCGCCGCGAGAAAAACTGA
- a CDS encoding glycosyltransferase family 4 protein: MLRGKIIFVNRVFWPSEAATAQLLTDLALALGARGWDVHVIASGTTPAAGVPPEITIHRTGAEPAGRVGRYSHFLLAARRQLAALVSPGDIVVLKTDPPLLAVAATRLARARGAHVVQWIQDIYPEVVWRHLGIWAAPLLWPLQLARNAAWRASDACVVLSDDMLAAVRAAGVPRERSLISNNWAPRELETPATAAQIATVRAEWQVGDGFVVAYSGNFGRVHEMDTLLATALQLRDEPSIHFVLSGSGARWPEVADFVARHALTNVRLLPPQPRARLAATLAAADAHFVTLRPGFERCVFPSKLAGIFAAGRTVIFVGAPDSQCATLARHAGRAFAPGDAAEIARTIRDWRADPGEIARLHSAARAEFTGGFAFGTRLAEWERLLGSLVGRA, translated from the coding sequence GTGCTCCGCGGGAAAATCATCTTCGTCAATCGCGTCTTCTGGCCCAGCGAGGCGGCGACCGCCCAGCTGCTCACCGATCTCGCCCTCGCTCTCGGCGCGCGCGGCTGGGACGTGCACGTCATCGCCAGCGGCACGACACCCGCCGCCGGCGTGCCGCCGGAAATCACGATCCATCGCACCGGCGCCGAGCCGGCCGGGCGCGTCGGACGCTATTCGCACTTTCTGCTGGCCGCACGCCGGCAACTCGCCGCGCTCGTCTCGCCCGGCGACATCGTCGTGCTGAAAACCGATCCGCCGCTGCTCGCCGTGGCCGCGACGCGACTCGCGCGAGCGCGCGGCGCGCACGTCGTGCAATGGATTCAGGATATCTACCCGGAAGTCGTGTGGCGGCATCTCGGCATCTGGGCGGCGCCGCTGCTCTGGCCGTTGCAGCTTGCGCGCAACGCCGCGTGGCGCGCGTCCGACGCCTGCGTGGTGCTGAGCGACGACATGCTCGCGGCCGTGCGCGCCGCCGGCGTGCCGCGCGAACGCTCGCTGATTTCCAACAACTGGGCCCCGCGTGAACTCGAGACGCCCGCCACCGCGGCGCAGATCGCAACGGTGCGCGCCGAGTGGCAGGTCGGCGACGGATTTGTCGTCGCCTATTCGGGCAACTTCGGCCGCGTGCATGAGATGGATACGCTGCTCGCCACCGCGTTGCAGCTCCGCGACGAACCATCGATCCACTTCGTGCTCAGCGGCTCGGGCGCGCGCTGGCCGGAGGTCGCGGACTTCGTCGCCCGCCATGCGCTCACGAATGTTCGCCTACTGCCGCCGCAGCCGCGCGCGCGGCTCGCGGCGACACTCGCGGCAGCCGATGCGCACTTCGTGACGCTGCGGCCGGGCTTCGAGCGCTGCGTCTTCCCGAGCAAGCTCGCCGGCATCTTCGCCGCCGGTCGCACGGTCATCTTCGTCGGCGCGCCCGACTCGCAATGCGCGACGCTGGCCCGCCACGCCGGCCGGGCTTTCGCCCCCGGCGATGCAGCGGAGATTGCCCGGACGATTCGCGACTGGCGGGCTGATCCCGGCGAGATCGCGCGCCTGCATAGCGCCGCCCGCGCCGAATTTACCGGCGGATTCGCGTTTGGCACCCGCCTGGCTGAGTGGGAGCGGCTGCTCGGTTCGCTCGTCGGCCGGGCTTAA
- a CDS encoding exopolysaccharide biosynthesis polyprenyl glycosylphosphotransferase has product MTKARQVTIALVFLDALAVALSFNLVAWLYGVGYGHEWIVAPLILPVVIHFLGVYLIDGYSARTDMLSITYASLHVIAQVGVLLLTLLLTYAFIPAGFELQSSRFVTSVSYLAIIPVSLWYRRIFYQNVHQGEQQRYFLFLGSPEACLAFKEECRKNAMKQSVLYATHETFVRSPLARPRSESVSTPPFGDVVDYLEEYSGQIDAIILRESSHELPSAVAQRLVQLSFSGVPTYTLELFHQVYWRKIPLYRLNQTWLFQEGFQIAREPVFERMKRLSDIVLSGIGLLLFAPLLPILAAIIWLTDRGPIFFHQTRVGRNRVLFEAYKLRSMRVHHAGDPYTREHDDRITPIGRFIRAVRLDEAPQLWNVFRGDMSLIGPRAEWVKLVEEYEQKIPCYHFRHLVKPGITGWAQVNYPYGANLEDTMRKLEYDLYYIRFFSFVLDASIVLKTIHVMLFGKGR; this is encoded by the coding sequence ATGACCAAGGCCCGCCAAGTCACGATCGCGCTCGTCTTTCTCGACGCCTTGGCCGTCGCGCTGTCGTTCAACCTCGTGGCGTGGCTGTATGGCGTCGGCTACGGACACGAGTGGATCGTGGCACCGCTGATCCTGCCGGTGGTGATTCACTTCCTCGGCGTCTATCTCATCGACGGCTACAGCGCGCGCACCGACATGCTGTCGATCACCTACGCCTCGCTGCACGTGATCGCGCAGGTCGGGGTTCTGCTGCTGACGTTGCTGCTCACCTACGCGTTCATCCCGGCGGGTTTCGAGCTGCAATCCAGCCGCTTCGTCACCTCCGTTTCCTATTTGGCGATCATCCCGGTGTCGCTCTGGTATCGCCGGATTTTCTACCAAAACGTCCACCAAGGCGAACAGCAGCGTTACTTCCTCTTCCTCGGCAGCCCTGAAGCCTGCCTCGCTTTCAAGGAGGAGTGCCGGAAGAACGCGATGAAGCAATCGGTGCTCTACGCCACGCACGAGACGTTCGTTCGCTCCCCCCTCGCTCGCCCCCGTAGCGAGAGCGTGTCGACTCCGCCGTTCGGCGACGTGGTCGACTACCTCGAGGAATACTCCGGGCAGATCGACGCCATCATCCTGCGCGAATCCAGCCACGAGCTCCCCTCCGCCGTCGCGCAGCGCCTCGTCCAGTTGAGCTTCTCCGGCGTGCCGACCTACACCCTCGAGCTCTTCCACCAGGTCTACTGGCGCAAGATTCCCCTCTACCGGCTCAACCAAACGTGGCTCTTCCAGGAAGGTTTCCAGATCGCACGCGAGCCGGTCTTCGAGCGCATGAAGCGTCTGAGCGACATCGTGCTTTCCGGCATCGGGCTGCTGCTGTTCGCGCCGTTGCTGCCGATCCTCGCCGCCATCATCTGGCTGACCGATCGCGGACCGATTTTCTTTCACCAGACCCGGGTCGGGCGCAACCGCGTGCTCTTCGAGGCCTACAAGCTCCGCTCCATGCGCGTGCACCACGCCGGCGATCCCTACACCCGCGAGCACGACGACCGCATCACGCCGATCGGACGCTTCATCCGCGCCGTGCGGCTCGACGAGGCGCCGCAGCTTTGGAACGTGTTCCGCGGCGACATGAGCCTGATCGGTCCGCGCGCCGAGTGGGTGAAACTCGTCGAGGAATACGAGCAGAAGATCCCGTGCTACCACTTCCGCCACCTCGTGAAGCCCGGCATCACGGGCTGGGCGCAGGTCAATTATCCCTACGGCGCCAATCTCGAGGACACGATGCGCAAGCTCGAGTATGACCTCTACTACATCCGGTTCTTCTCGTTCGTCCTCGATGCGTCGATCGTGCTGAAGACGATTCACGTAATGCTCTTCGGCAAGGGGCGCTGA
- a CDS encoding NAD(P)/FAD-dependent oxidoreductase codes for MARTKSYDLICLGGGSAGFNAARLAASLGQRAAIVDGAPELGGLCILKGCMPSKTLLYSAEILHHARHAAKFGLRVRGAEADMKAVHARKVKIIGEFAAYRQQALAGGKFDLHRAYAKFVDAHTVELSNGQRLSADYFLIGTGSKIAVPPVPGLAEAKFWTSDDVLDLDFLPKSVIVLGGGIVACELAQFLSRMGAKVTLVQRSRNILRDHSEAASTVVQRAFVDEGIELFAGTQITAIKQDARGTTVEFQHDGKRIVRRAAHLFNALGREPNTAQLGLAAAGVRTRPGGQIVINRWQQSTAPHIYAAGDCSGPAEIVHIAIQQAELAVRHAFGIKGIKPIDYSLLLNVVFTDPQLATVGRLESQLQEDGIDYLTASYPFDDHGKSILMEAKYGYVKVIAEPKRGRILGAEIVGKDAGELIHCFSIALAQRSTVFDLLRAPWYHPTLAEILTYPLEEIAEKVRPS; via the coding sequence GTGGCTCGCACCAAATCCTACGACCTCATCTGCCTCGGCGGCGGCTCCGCCGGCTTCAACGCCGCCCGCCTCGCCGCCTCCCTCGGCCAACGCGCCGCCATCGTCGATGGCGCCCCGGAACTCGGCGGCCTGTGCATCCTCAAGGGCTGCATGCCCTCGAAGACGCTGCTCTACAGCGCCGAAATCCTCCACCACGCGCGCCACGCGGCGAAGTTCGGCCTGCGCGTGCGCGGCGCCGAAGCCGACATGAAGGCCGTGCACGCCCGCAAGGTGAAGATCATCGGCGAATTCGCCGCCTACCGGCAGCAAGCGCTGGCCGGCGGGAAATTTGACCTCCACCGCGCCTACGCCAAATTCGTCGACGCGCACACCGTGGAGCTCTCCAACGGCCAGCGGCTGTCCGCCGATTACTTCCTCATCGGCACCGGCTCGAAGATCGCCGTGCCGCCCGTGCCCGGGCTGGCCGAAGCCAAATTCTGGACGAGCGACGACGTGCTCGATCTCGATTTCCTGCCCAAGAGCGTGATCGTCCTCGGCGGCGGCATCGTCGCGTGCGAGCTCGCGCAATTCCTCAGTCGCATGGGCGCGAAGGTCACGCTCGTCCAACGCAGCCGCAACATCCTGCGCGACCACTCCGAAGCCGCCTCGACCGTCGTGCAACGCGCCTTCGTCGACGAAGGCATCGAGCTCTTCGCCGGCACGCAAATCACCGCGATCAAGCAGGACGCGCGCGGCACCACCGTGGAATTCCAACACGACGGCAAGCGGATCGTCCGCCGCGCCGCGCACCTCTTCAACGCGCTCGGCCGCGAGCCGAACACCGCCCAGCTCGGCCTCGCCGCCGCCGGCGTCCGCACCCGCCCGGGCGGCCAGATCGTCATCAACCGCTGGCAGCAATCGACCGCACCACACATTTACGCCGCCGGCGATTGCTCCGGTCCCGCCGAGATCGTCCACATCGCCATCCAGCAGGCCGAGCTGGCCGTGCGCCATGCCTTCGGCATCAAGGGCATCAAGCCGATCGACTACTCTCTCCTGCTCAACGTCGTCTTCACCGACCCGCAACTCGCCACCGTCGGCCGGCTCGAATCGCAACTCCAAGAGGACGGGATCGACTATCTGACCGCCTCCTACCCGTTCGACGACCACGGCAAGTCGATCCTCATGGAGGCGAAATACGGCTACGTGAAGGTCATCGCCGAACCGAAGCGCGGACGCATCCTCGGCGCGGAGATTGTCGGCAAGGACGCTGGCGAGCTCATCCACTGTTTCTCCATCGCCCTGGCGCAGCGCAGCACCGTCTTCGACCTGCTCCGCGCGCCGTGGTATCACCCGACCCTCGCGGAAATCCTCACCTATCCGCTCGAGGAGATCGCGGAGAAAGTCCGGCCGAGTTGA